A window of Thunnus thynnus chromosome 17, fThuThy2.1, whole genome shotgun sequence contains these coding sequences:
- the mgp gene encoding matrix Gla protein has translation MRSLLQCLALCAVVSLCVCYDSHESTESLEDLFVAPHQANAFIPPQRGNAHNPPRGNGFNYYFGRKIKSPAERQAEICEDYSPCRYYAYRNGYQQAYQRYFASQNQPQRPAAARQY, from the exons ATGAGGAGCCTTCTTCAGTGTCTGGCACTCTGTGCTGTGGTCTCCCTCTGCGTCTGCTATG ACTCTCATGAAAGCACAGAATCCCTTGAAG ATTTGTTTGTGGCCCCGCATCAAGCCAACGCATTCATCCCGCCACAGAGGGGCAACGCACACAACCCACCCAGAGGAAACGGCTTCAACTATTACTTTGGAAG GAAGATAAAGTCTCCAGCGGAGAGACAGGCGGAGATCTGTGAGGACTACTCTCCCTGCCGCTACTATGCCTATCGCAACGGCTACCAGCAGGCCTACCAGAGATACTTTGCGTCCCAAAATCAACCCCAGAGACCAGCTGCAGCTCGTCAATACTAA
- the bglap gene encoding osteocalcin isoform X1, whose product MKTLAILVLCSLAVICLTSDASTGTQLASDNPAQEGLFVEREQASTVVRQKRAATELSLTQLESLREVCEANLACENMMDTSGIIAAYTAYYGPIPY is encoded by the exons ATGAAGACTTTGGCCATCCTGGTTCTCTGCTCTCTGGCAGTCATCTGTCTGACTTCAG ATGCCTCAACTGGCACCCAGCTTGCAAGTGACAACCCTGCTCAGGAGG GTTTGTTTGTGGAGAGGGAGCAGGCCTCTACAGTTGTGAGACAGAAGAGAGCTGCTACAGAGTTATCCCTGACCCAGCTGGAGAG CCTGAGAGAAGTATGTGAGGCCAACCTGGCTTGTGAGAACATGATGGACACCTCTGGAATCATCGCTGCCTACACCGCCTACTATGGACCAATCCCCTACTAG
- the bglap gene encoding osteocalcin isoform X2 gives MKTLAILVLCSLAVICLTSDASTGTQLASDNPAQEGLFVEREQASTVVRQKRAATELSLTQLESLREVCEANLACENMMDTSGIIAAYTAYYGPIPY, from the exons ATGAAGACTTTGGCCATCCTGGTTCTCTGCTCTCTGGCAGTCATCTGTCTGACTTCAG ATGCCTCAACTGGCACCCAGCTTGCAAGTGACAACCCTGCTCAGGAGG GTTTGTTTGTGGAGAGGGAGCAGGCCTCTACAGTGGTGAGACAGAAGAGAGCTGCTACAGAGTTATCCCTGACCCAGCTGGAGAG CCTGAGAGAAGTATGTGAGGCCAACCTGGCTTGTGAGAACATGATGGACACCTCTGGAATCATCGCTGCCTACACCGCCTACTATGGACCAATCCCCTACTAG
- the LOC137168392 gene encoding pleckstrin homology domain-containing family F member 2-like, translated as MDLLTFDKDNHDRIQAVENSFSPSGSSLSQPGRILIGEGHLTKQGHRKTQPKAFFLFSDVLVYGGIILSGRWHKNQKIIPLEDIQLEDMEDGVVFKNQWLIRTPRKSFFVAAPSLEVKQAWMEHIEECRSNLLQCSSRQPGSTFAVSWIPDRASYKCMRCLHKFTATNRRHHCRKCGFLVCNSCSKHRAVIGHIHPTKRLRVCKLCHTSNEEVAEEIPRQRGDSTEKNSSEEDDLAASSDEEEVGEVMQDQLPAGGWTPRWGQKGTYVYAKPMHLQP; from the exons ATGGACCTGTTAACATTTGATAAGGACAACCATGACCGTATTCAGGCAGTGGAAAACTCATTTAGTCCTTCAGGGAGTTCTCTGTCCCAGCCGGGTCGGATTCTGATAGGAGAGGGCCATCTGACGAAGCAGGGTCATCGGAAAACACAGCCTAAGGCCTTCTTCCTCTTCAGTGATGTTCTGGTGTACGGAGGCATCATCCTCAGCGGTCGCTGGCATAAAAATCAGAAGATTATCCCTCTAG AGGACATCCAGCTGGAGGACATGGAAGATGGTGTGGTATTTAAGAACCAATGGCTGATACGTACACCACGCAAGTCTTTCTTTGTGGCCGCTCCTTCACTGGAGGTTAAGCAGGCCTGGATGGAGCACATTGAAGAATGTCGGTCCAACCTGCTGCAGTGTAGCAGCCGCCAACCAGGGTCAACCTTTGCTGTTTCCTGGATCCCAGACCGCGCCTCCTACAAATGCATGCGCTGCTTACACAAGTTCACTGCAACCAACCGTCGACACCACTGCCGTAAATGCGGCTTCTTGGTCTGCAATTCATGCTCTAAACACCGAGCAGTGATAGGACACATTCACCCCACTAAGCGGTTGAGAGTCTGCAAGCTCTGCCACACGAGCAATGAGGAAGTGGCTGAGGAGATACCTCGCCAGAGGGGAGACAGCACTGAAAAGAACAGCTCAGAGGAGGATGATTTGGCAGCATccagtgatgaagaggaggtggGTGAGGTGATGCAGGACCAGCTCCCAGCAGGTGGCTGGACTCCAAGATGGGGCCAGAAGGGTACCTATGTTTACGCAAAACCAATGCATCTGCAGCCTTAG
- the LOC137201312 gene encoding WW domain-binding protein 11 isoform X1 yields MGRRSTSSTKSGKFMNPTDQARKEARKRELKKNKKQRMMVRAAVLKMKDPRQIIRDMEKLDEMEFNPVQQPLLNEKVLRDKRKKLRETFERIVRLYERENPDTYKELRKLELDYETKRGQLALYFDSVKNAESVEVDSIPLPDMPHAPSNIHIQDIPLPGAQPPSILKKSSSFGKGSLSSSSGPVLATVPGVPRLPPGKKPPGPPPGPPPPQVLALYGIPARRAYGTDAEPSIPGLEKDPSMDLGRDRDSGSESDRDRDDVDDDDSESEEDSEEERDEGGDGDQRMSVDRQDDEREREDDRDRGERHASRSVRFADIPAEAPREGKRKKKRLVKKTKAITPLQAMMLRMAGQSIPEEEEEEEVEEEYTDESDSSDIEDRGPPGDNQSHLRPPPPGGPVGQQGPPHLQGPPMAGPPPLGPPPAPPMRPPGPPSGPPPGPPPGAPPFLRPPGIPGGLRGPMPRLLPPGPPPGRPPGPPPGPPPGLPPGPPPRGPPPRLPPPAPPGIPPPPPRAGGPPRPLAPPLSLFPPPLNSNVLSAPPNIVQRQKGSGSGQDGSQSNMPPPAMPMRPGVMQMPPPPGTAAASAGTNPGSNPPSHHHAATIEKRANITSVAAAAGNLAAGAASGGATISAKPQIINPKAEVTRFVPTALRVRRDKSGVMPGAAAGPMEKVGGGAGGRRGDEGIGGGIGQKQQAAAAQMGLANPAQMGAVPQPNMKTKDQVYEAFMREMEGLL; encoded by the exons ATGGGGCGACGTTCAACCTCCTCCACCAAGAGTGGGAAGTTTATGAACCCCACCGACCAGGCCA GAAAGGAGGCCAGGAAAAGAGAGTTGAAAAAG AACAAGAAGCAGAGAATGATGGTGAGAGCAGCAGTGCTGAAGATGAAGGACCCCAGACAGATCATCAGAGACATGGAGAAGCTGGATGAGATGG AGTTCAACCCAGTACAGCAGCCTTTGCTGAATGAGAAGGTGTTGAGGGACAAGAGGAAGAAGCTACGTGAGACATTTGAACGCATTGTCCGTCTGTATGAGAGGGAGAATCCTGACACATACAAGGAGCTTCGCAAACTGGAATTGGACTATGAGACCAAACGTGGGCAGCTGGCTCTCTATTTTGACTCAGtcaag AATGCAGAGTCTGTGGAGGTTGATAGTATCCCTTTACCAGATATGCCTCACGCCCCCTCCAATATCCACATCCAAGACATCCCGCTACCAGGGGCTCAGCCTCCCTCCATACTGAAGAAGAGCTCCTCTTTTGG TAAAGGATCTCTATCGTCATCGTCCGGACCAGTGTTGGCAACAGTGCCAGGTGTCCCACGTTTACCTCCTGGAAAGAAACCCCCTGGTCCCCCACCTGGGCCCCCGCCACCACAGGTCCTGGCACTGTACGGCATTCCTGCTCGACGAGCGTATGGCACGGATGCAG agccCTCCATTCCTGGTTTAGAAAAGGACCCTTCAATGGACTTGGGAAGAGACCGGGACAGTGGcagtgagagtgacagagatCGAGATGATGTGGATGACGATGACAGCGAGTCTGAGGAGGAcagtgaagaagagagagatgaagggggAGACGGTGACCAGAGAATGAGTGTGGACAGGCAGGATgatgagagggaaagagaggacGACAGAGATAGAGGTGAAAGACATGCTA GTCGCAGTGTGCGTTTCGCAGACATCCCTGCAGAGGCCCCCCGtgaaggaaagaggaagaaaaagaggttGGTGAAGAAGACCAAGGCCATTACCCCACTGCAGGCCATGATGTTAAGGATGGCAG GTCAGTCTATTcctgaagaggaggaagaagaagaggtagAGGAGGAATACACAGATGAATCAGACAGCTCGGACATTGAGGACAGGGGACCGCCAGGTGACAACCAATCCCACCTGCGTCCACCCCCTCCTGGTGGGCCAGTGGGACAGCAAGGGCCTCCACACTTGCAAGGTCCGCCAATGGCTGGGCCTCCACCACTGGGTCCACCCCCAGCTCCTCCAATGAGGCCTCCTGGTCCACCCTCTGGCCCGCCTCCTGGCCCACCGCCAG GTGCTCCTCCGTTCTTGAGGCCTCCTGGTATACCTGGAGGCCTGAGGGGTCCAATGCCTCGTCTTCTTCCTCCTGGACCTCCACCAGGCCGGCCCCCTGGCCCTCCACCAGGCCCTCCTCCTGGCCTTCCACCAGGCCCTCCACCTCGCGGACCCCCTCCCAGACTACCACCCCCAGCACCACCAG GTATCCCACCTCCTCCCCCAAGAGCAGGAGGGCCCCCACGTCCACTTGCCCCAccactctccctctttcctcccccTCTCAACTCCAACGTGCTCAGTGCTCCTCCCAACATTGTCCAGCGGCAAAAAGGCTCAGGATCTGGCCAGGATGGTTCACAGAGCAACATGCCACCACCTGCTATGCCCATGCGACCAGGTGTCATGCAGATGCCCCCTCCCCCGGGGACTGCTGCAGCCTCCGCAGGCACCAACCCTGGCAGCAACCCCCCCAGCCACCACCACGCAGCTACCATCGAAAAACGAGCCAACATTACCTCTGTCGCTGCTGCAGCAGGCAACCTGGCAGCGGGTGCAGCCTCTGGTGGGGCCACCATCTCTGCCAAACCTCAGATTATCAATCCCAAGGCGGAGGTCACCCGCTTTGTGCCCACGGCACTGAGGGTGCGTAGGGACAAGAGCGGAGTAATGCCCGGAGCAGCAGCTGGGCCTATGGAGAAAGTTGGGGGTGGTGctggaggaaggaggggagatGAAGGCATTGGAGGTGGCATTGGGCAGAAACAGCAGGCAGCCGCTGCTCAGATGGGTTTGGCGAACCCAGCCCAGATGGGTGCTGTGCCTCAGCCCAACATGAAGACTAAAGACCAGGTGTATGAAGCCTTTATGAGGGAGATGGAGGGACTCCTCTGA
- the LOC137201312 gene encoding WW domain-binding protein 11 isoform X2: MGRRSTSSTKSGKFMNPTDQARKEARKRELKKNKKQRMMVRAAVLKMKDPRQIIRDMEKLDEMEFNPVQQPLLNEKVLRDKRKKLRETFERIVRLYERENPDTYKELRKLELDYETKRGQLALYFDSVKNAESVEVDSIPLPDMPHAPSNIHIQDIPLPGAQPPSILKKSSSFGKGSLSSSSGPVLATVPGVPRLPPGKKPPGPPPGPPPPQVLALYGIPARRAYGTDAEPSIPGLEKDPSMDLGRDRDSGSESDRDRDDVDDDDSESEEDSEEERDEGGDGDQRMSVDRQDDEREREDDRDRGRSVRFADIPAEAPREGKRKKKRLVKKTKAITPLQAMMLRMAGQSIPEEEEEEEVEEEYTDESDSSDIEDRGPPGDNQSHLRPPPPGGPVGQQGPPHLQGPPMAGPPPLGPPPAPPMRPPGPPSGPPPGPPPGAPPFLRPPGIPGGLRGPMPRLLPPGPPPGRPPGPPPGPPPGLPPGPPPRGPPPRLPPPAPPGIPPPPPRAGGPPRPLAPPLSLFPPPLNSNVLSAPPNIVQRQKGSGSGQDGSQSNMPPPAMPMRPGVMQMPPPPGTAAASAGTNPGSNPPSHHHAATIEKRANITSVAAAAGNLAAGAASGGATISAKPQIINPKAEVTRFVPTALRVRRDKSGVMPGAAAGPMEKVGGGAGGRRGDEGIGGGIGQKQQAAAAQMGLANPAQMGAVPQPNMKTKDQVYEAFMREMEGLL; encoded by the exons ATGGGGCGACGTTCAACCTCCTCCACCAAGAGTGGGAAGTTTATGAACCCCACCGACCAGGCCA GAAAGGAGGCCAGGAAAAGAGAGTTGAAAAAG AACAAGAAGCAGAGAATGATGGTGAGAGCAGCAGTGCTGAAGATGAAGGACCCCAGACAGATCATCAGAGACATGGAGAAGCTGGATGAGATGG AGTTCAACCCAGTACAGCAGCCTTTGCTGAATGAGAAGGTGTTGAGGGACAAGAGGAAGAAGCTACGTGAGACATTTGAACGCATTGTCCGTCTGTATGAGAGGGAGAATCCTGACACATACAAGGAGCTTCGCAAACTGGAATTGGACTATGAGACCAAACGTGGGCAGCTGGCTCTCTATTTTGACTCAGtcaag AATGCAGAGTCTGTGGAGGTTGATAGTATCCCTTTACCAGATATGCCTCACGCCCCCTCCAATATCCACATCCAAGACATCCCGCTACCAGGGGCTCAGCCTCCCTCCATACTGAAGAAGAGCTCCTCTTTTGG TAAAGGATCTCTATCGTCATCGTCCGGACCAGTGTTGGCAACAGTGCCAGGTGTCCCACGTTTACCTCCTGGAAAGAAACCCCCTGGTCCCCCACCTGGGCCCCCGCCACCACAGGTCCTGGCACTGTACGGCATTCCTGCTCGACGAGCGTATGGCACGGATGCAG agccCTCCATTCCTGGTTTAGAAAAGGACCCTTCAATGGACTTGGGAAGAGACCGGGACAGTGGcagtgagagtgacagagatCGAGATGATGTGGATGACGATGACAGCGAGTCTGAGGAGGAcagtgaagaagagagagatgaagggggAGACGGTGACCAGAGAATGAGTGTGGACAGGCAGGATgatgagagggaaagagaggacGACAGAGATAGAG GTCGCAGTGTGCGTTTCGCAGACATCCCTGCAGAGGCCCCCCGtgaaggaaagaggaagaaaaagaggttGGTGAAGAAGACCAAGGCCATTACCCCACTGCAGGCCATGATGTTAAGGATGGCAG GTCAGTCTATTcctgaagaggaggaagaagaagaggtagAGGAGGAATACACAGATGAATCAGACAGCTCGGACATTGAGGACAGGGGACCGCCAGGTGACAACCAATCCCACCTGCGTCCACCCCCTCCTGGTGGGCCAGTGGGACAGCAAGGGCCTCCACACTTGCAAGGTCCGCCAATGGCTGGGCCTCCACCACTGGGTCCACCCCCAGCTCCTCCAATGAGGCCTCCTGGTCCACCCTCTGGCCCGCCTCCTGGCCCACCGCCAG GTGCTCCTCCGTTCTTGAGGCCTCCTGGTATACCTGGAGGCCTGAGGGGTCCAATGCCTCGTCTTCTTCCTCCTGGACCTCCACCAGGCCGGCCCCCTGGCCCTCCACCAGGCCCTCCTCCTGGCCTTCCACCAGGCCCTCCACCTCGCGGACCCCCTCCCAGACTACCACCCCCAGCACCACCAG GTATCCCACCTCCTCCCCCAAGAGCAGGAGGGCCCCCACGTCCACTTGCCCCAccactctccctctttcctcccccTCTCAACTCCAACGTGCTCAGTGCTCCTCCCAACATTGTCCAGCGGCAAAAAGGCTCAGGATCTGGCCAGGATGGTTCACAGAGCAACATGCCACCACCTGCTATGCCCATGCGACCAGGTGTCATGCAGATGCCCCCTCCCCCGGGGACTGCTGCAGCCTCCGCAGGCACCAACCCTGGCAGCAACCCCCCCAGCCACCACCACGCAGCTACCATCGAAAAACGAGCCAACATTACCTCTGTCGCTGCTGCAGCAGGCAACCTGGCAGCGGGTGCAGCCTCTGGTGGGGCCACCATCTCTGCCAAACCTCAGATTATCAATCCCAAGGCGGAGGTCACCCGCTTTGTGCCCACGGCACTGAGGGTGCGTAGGGACAAGAGCGGAGTAATGCCCGGAGCAGCAGCTGGGCCTATGGAGAAAGTTGGGGGTGGTGctggaggaaggaggggagatGAAGGCATTGGAGGTGGCATTGGGCAGAAACAGCAGGCAGCCGCTGCTCAGATGGGTTTGGCGAACCCAGCCCAGATGGGTGCTGTGCCTCAGCCCAACATGAAGACTAAAGACCAGGTGTATGAAGCCTTTATGAGGGAGATGGAGGGACTCCTCTGA